In Cryptomeria japonica chromosome 10, Sugi_1.0, whole genome shotgun sequence, a genomic segment contains:
- the LOC131070336 gene encoding MLO-like protein 6 has product MAGGGNADSRSLEQTPTWAVAIVCLGFVLISILIEQAIHFLSKWLKKRKKKSLGKALDKIKEELMLLGFISLLLAVGQKPISEICISKGLGDSLLPCSKEKVLAEHVFDQIGKFLIPGQHRKLLFLEASETPLKRSLATEEPVTGHCAKRGKVPLISQDGLHQLHIFIFVLAVSHVLSCIAIMTLGWAKVKKWKSWEEETKALDYEVSNDPLRFRITRETTFGRRHMSFWSTTPILTWIVCFFRQFVRSVPKVDYLTLRHGFILAHFAPHSKFDFQRYIKRSLDNDFSVVVSISPHLWFYVILFLLLNRHGWFTLFWLSFIPLIILLLVGTKLQVIITKMALDIQDRNPVVQGAPVVKPNDQLFWFGRPQMILYLIHFTLFQSAFQMAFFFWAWYEYGLKSCFHKRVQDIVVRISLG; this is encoded by the exons ATGGCAGGTGGGGGCAATGCAGATTCTCGTTCCTTAGAACAAACACCCACCTGGGCTGTGGCAATTGTTTGCTTGGGCTTTGTACTTATTTCAATACTGATTGAACAAGCTATTCATTTCCTTTCCAAG TGGCTCAAGAAACGCAAAAAGAAATCCCTGGGCAAAGCATTAGATAAGATCAAAGAAG AATTGATGCTGTTGGGATTTATCTCCCTTCTGCTTGCTGTTGGGCAGAAGCCAATTTCAGAGATTTGTATATCAAAGGGCTTAGGAGATTCATTGCTTCCCTGCTCAAAGGAGAAGGTTTTAGCAGAGCATGTTTTTGACCAGATTGGAAAGTTCTTAATACCTGGGCAACATCGTAAGCTTCTGTTCTTAGAAGCTTCTGAAACACCATTAAAGCGTAGCTTGGCCACAGAGGAGCCAGTGACTGGTCATTGTGCTAAAAGA GGGAAGGTTCCTCTGATATCACAAGATGGACTCCATCAACTGCACATCTTCATTTTTGTATTGGCTGTTTCTCATGTCTTATCTTGCATTGCAATCATGACATTAGGATGGGCAAAG GTGAAGAAATGGAAATCATGGGAGGAAGAGACTAAAGCGTTGGATTATGAAGTTTCAAATG ACCCTTTGAGGTTCAGAATTACTCGTGAAACTACTTTTGGAAGGAGGCATATGAGCTTTTGGTCCACAACACCAATTCTCACCTGGATT GTGTGCTTTTTTAGACAATTTGTGAGATCTGTACCCAAAGTGGATTACTTAACATTGCGTCATGGCTTTATACTT GCTCACTTTGCTCCACACAGTAAATTTGATTTTCAAAGATATATAAAGAGATCTTTGGACAATGACTTTAGCGTTGTTGTATCTATCAG TCCGCATCTATGGTTTTATGTCATCTTATTTTTACTTCTCAATAGACATG GATGGTTCACCCTCTTTTGGCTGTCTTTTATTCCATTGATT atTCTTCTGCTAGTGGGTACAAAGCTGCAAGTTATAATAACAAAAATGGCGTTAGATATCCAAGATAGAAATCCTGTTGTCCAAGGAGCTCCAGTGGTGAAGCCCAATGATCAACTCTTTTGGTTTGGTCGACCCCAGATGATTCTCTATCTCATTCATTTTACCTTATTTCAG AGCGCTTTCCAAATGGCTTTTTTCTTTTGGGCATGG TATGAATATGGTCTGAAATCCTGCTTCCATAAAAGGGTGCAAGATATTGTGGTTAGAATAAGCTTGGGGTAA